The genomic segment TTCTTTGCGCCACTAGGATTTGACTGGCGTATGGCCGTAGCTTTGGAGACAGGATTGGCAGCCAAGGAAGTGGTTGTCTCTACACTGGGGGTATTGTATGCGCTTGGGGATGAGGTAGATGAAGGAAATGAAGGACTGATAGAGCAGATCAAGGCCAACATACCGTTTGCTGCGGCAATAGCATTTATCGTATTTGTGATGCTCTATCTGCCTTGTCTGGCTGCTTCTATGGTCTTTGCCAAAGAGGCAGGAGGGTGGAAGTATCTTGTCTATCTGTTCTTCATGACCACCGCTACAGCATGGATACTAAGTTTTATAGCGTACCGTGTGACGCTGATGATTACAGGAGTGTAAGATGGTATTGAGTGAATTACATAAAGGTGACAAAGCTGAGATCATAAAGGTCCATGCAGACAAGGCACTAAAAGACAGGCTGACCTCATTTGGAGTGATGCGTGGTGAAACACTTTTTGTCAAAGGGTGTTCTATTGCCAAGCAGACGATGGAGATAGAAGTAGGTTCAACACTTATCGCATTGCGTGCAGATGAAGCAGGCAAAATAGAAGTAGAACAAATAGAGAACTAACACTTAAGCTAAAAGATGAAAAAGAAAATAACCGGTTTTTTACTTTTAATTATGATAATGAGTATTAATATATATGCAGATACATTAAGTGATGTACTATCCAATGCCAAGTCTGACGGTATGGTTAGACTGGGGTATCAAAGCCATGAAACAGACAATGACACAGACACGGAATTTGCACTGGGAGTTAAACTGCACTTTGAAACAGCGCCCTATTACGTCCTACAGGCAGGTGCAACGCTTTTTACATCTCATGGTAATGGGAAAGAGGGTTTTGAAGGTATTGCTTTCTTTGATAAAAACAATGAAGATTATGCCATCCTGGGTGAAGTCTATCTGAAAGGTAAATTTTCAGACACTACACTTTTTTTTGGACGACAGAGTTTTGATACCCCTTTTTCGGATAGTGATGATATAGGAATGGTCCCCAATACATTTGAGGCTTTGACACTGCTCAATACCTCGCTCAAAGATACAACCATCTTTCTTTCACATGTACAAAAATGGTCAGGTGTTGACAGTGAAACACCTGGCACATTTAGCGATATCAATGACAATGCGGGCATGCAAATACTGGGTATAACCTATGAAGGTGTGAGTAAAATGATACTCTCCGGATGGTTCTATCATTTGAAAGATAGAGTGAAGATAAGCTATCTGGAAGCCAATTATGAAGATGAAACCGATAGGTTTACCTATGGTGCTGCACTCCAGTATAGTTTTCAGGACTATGATCACACAGAGAGCTCGACTGTTTACGGAGTCGCAGCATCTTTTGGTGTGAAGAAGGTAGGAGTTACAACGACCATCGCTTATAATAAAGTCCATGGTAGTGCGGCAGACAACTTTTTTGGCGGTGGACCGTTCTTCACCAATGCAGAGCATAATACTTTGAGAGAAGAAGGACCGGATGGAGAGACTATACTTTATGCCATCACGTGGGATGCATCTACCATAGGAGCAGAAGGATTAAACTTTATAGCCAATATAGATGCACATGCAGGAGAACAAAACCATGCGACGGAATATGACATTGGGATGAGATATGCATATAGTGATAGACTCAATTTTTCAGCCATTTACTCCGATGTCGAAAATGGAGATCTTGCTTTCCAAAATCTTAGGATGTTTGTAAATTACTATTTTTAGATCACACCTCTTTGGGATGAAAACTATTTTGGTATAATTTTTTGATATACTCATATCTGATCAAGATAGAATGGGAAGGTCAATGAAAAAAATTAAACAGAGAATAAGAGATCTATCTATACGCTTTGGACTTATGGCTGTTTTAATGTTTACCCAGGGTGCGAGTGCAAATACCCATTTGGAATTTCATGAAGCGGCATCAACAGTCATGATCAATTCACTGGAGACAGAACCTTCAAATAGTTTTTTAAAACAGCTCTATACACGGCTTTTCTTTGTACCTGTCTGGATAGATGAGAATTCTCTCTCTACCTTCAGTCAGGAACTTTTTAGGCAAATAAAGCAAGATAAAACCCTCGATATAACCTCCAGACTCTATCGGGATACCGTTGATCTGGAGAGAGAAGCCCAAGATATTTATGGCTTGAATGGGACATTGTCTCAAAAAGTAGACCTCGAATTTAAAATGTCACAACTCTATAAAGGGTATGCTGATTATACGCTATATGGCAGTATCAACTGGGGTGCATTTCAAGATAGGCTTTACAATCTGAAAGCAGAGGGAATCCATGCAGGATGGGTGACCTACAGACCCGGGTTTAGTCCACTTTCTCTGCTTGAAACGGCAGCAATGAGCGGTAGTTTATCGGAGTTGTTTGCCCAGTCAGTACCCAAAGAGTACCACTATAAAGCGCTTCAGGCATCACTCATCAAGTACCTGGAGATACAAAAAAATGGGGGATGGCCTATCATAGCGTTCAAAGGTGTGCTTAAGCCGGGTGAATCCCATGAGATTGTTCCCCTTTTAAGAAAAAGAGTACGTATCACAGGAGATTATGGCAGCTGTAACAGTAAGGAGGGGGATCTGTATGATAGCTGTTTAAAAGAGGCTGTTGTGCATTTTCAAAAGCGTCATGGTCTGGAAGCTGAAGGCATCATTGGTGCTAAGACCATGGCAGCACTGAATGTGCCGATCGAAAAGCGTATTGAACAGATACGTTTAAACCTTGACCGTATCAAATGGCTTCATGAACGCAATGCAAAACGGCACATTATTATCAATATCCCTGCATTTACACTCTTCTTTGAAGAAGATAAGGCCTTACGTCTGCAGATGAAAGTGATCACAGGAACAAGAAAAAATCCTACACCGGTCTTCTCCAATACGGTACGGACCATTGTGCTTAACCCGCATTGGAACGTACCTAAGAGCATTATCCAAAAAGAGATGATCCCTAAGATATTTAGAGATCCCAATGCCATGAAAAAAGAGAAGATAGAGATCTATACAGGCTGGGGAGAAGATGCGCAAAAAGTGGATGCAAGCTCTGTAAACTGGGGGCAATACCGTTACAGCAAAAACGTTCCCTATCGCTTTGCGCAGACACCGGGATATCATAATGCTCTGGGAAAAGTGAAATTTCTTTTTCCAAACCAGTTCTCTGTCTATATGCATGATACCCCGACAAAAAACCTTTTTAATCGCAATGTCAGAGCATTCAGTCACGGCTGCATCCGTCTTTCTAAACCCATAGAACTTTTGGAGACATTCTCTACGTTTAATGACACGATAGATTTTGAGAAGGCACAGGAGAGACTCAAGGGCAAAAGAAAAGAGTTTTTGGCTTTAACGCAGAGGGTTCCTGTGGATGTGGTGTATCTGACTGCCTATGTAGATTATGATGGCGTGCTGCAGTTTAGAGATGATATCTACGGTTATGACAAAATGCAACTTCAGTCTTATAGAAAATGGTAATGGCTTTTAAGTATGCTATCGCCCTTACAGGGAGTATCGCTACGGGAAAAAGTTCTACCGTAAAACTTCTTGAAGCTTCCGGGTTTCATATCATAGATGCCGACAAGATCGCCCATAAGATACTGGATGAACAGCATGAAGCGATAGCGGAGAGGTTTGGTGAAGCGTTGGTACATGAGGGGAAGGTAGACAGAAAGGCGTTGGGAGCCATTGTCTTTTCCGATAACACTCAACGTAAAGTACTTGAAGCTTTGCTCCATCCGCTGATCTATGATGAGATCGAGCGTCTTTCTATCGAACAGGACAAGCTAGGAAAGCCCTACTTTATAGATATTCCCCTCTTTTTTGAAAATGAACGATACCCTATAAAAAAATCGTTAGTGGTCTATACGACAGAAGAACAACAGCTTGAACGCCTTATGCAGAGGGAAGGGTATACGAAAGAAGAAGCACTCAATCGTATAAAGGCACAAATACCTGTAGAAGAAAAACGTAAACTTGCTACCTATGTTATAGATAATAGTGGTACACTTACACAATTAGAAAAAGAATGTGAACGGGTAAAAGAGGAGATATTGAATGACAGTGACTAAATATTCAGCCAGCGGTAACGATTTTGTAATGTTCGTGGCACAAAAAAAGGCCGATAGGTCAGAACTTGCCAAAAAACTCTGCCATAGGCAAAATGGTGTAGGGGCAGATGGTCTTGTAGTGGTATTGCCACATCCTGAGTATGACTTTGAATGGGAATTTTACAATGCAGATGGAAGTGTGGCAGATATGTGTGGTAATGCGAGCAGGGCGGTAGCGCACTTTGCGCTGGAAAAAGGTATTGCCAAAGACAATAAGGCTGAGTTCCTCACCGGTGCAGGTGTGATACGTGCCACCATTAATGGACTCTATGTGGTGAGTGATATGGTCCCGCCTGATATCATAAGTCAAGAGATAGAAGAGTATGGTGAAAATTGGTGGCTGATCAATTCGGGGGTGCCTCATCTTGTAGCCGTAAGAGACAATATAGATAAGTTCAATATCGAAGAGGCACGTGTTTTACGTCATAAATATAATGCAAATATAGATATCTGTACAGTGAAAGATGATGCCCTATATGTCCGTACCTATGAGCGTGGGGTGGAAGATGAAACCTTGGCCTGTGGGACTGGGATGGTCGCATGTTTTATACGTTGTCATAAAGAGGGTAAAGTTTCTGATAAGATGAAGGTGTATCCTACAAGCGGAGAGGAACTGTATGTAAGTTATGAAGAGGGTGTGTATAGATTTGGCGGCAAGGTAACTAAGACGTTTGTTGCTGAGACCCTGATATAATCAATCTGTTAGTTTAAAGAGGAAGTTATGAAATTTTTATCTATGTTTATCATCGCTACAGTCACTCTTTTTGCCAATGATTTCAATCAGGCGGTAGAAGACTATAACAATGGCGGTTACATCAAAGCTCTGAATACCTTTTATGCCTTGGCTAAAAAAGATGATGCAAAAGCACAGTACAATGTCGGGATTATCTATGCGAATGGAAAAGGTGTCCAGAAAGACCTTGACAAAGCTAAAAAATGGTATGAAAAAGCGGCAAAACAGGGCAATGGACCTGCACAGTACAATTTGGCACAACTCTATCATAGTGCCGGAGAGACAGATGCTCATGGATATGAAAAAGCACGATACTGGTATGAGAAAGCCGTAGAATCAGGTATTGTACAGGCCTATAACAATCTTGCTGCCTTGTATATGGAAGGCAAAGGGGTGAAGCAGGATCAGCAAAAGGCGTTTGAACTGTTTCAAAAAGCAGCGAGTATGGGTGACAATGCTGCACAGGTCAATGTAGCTGTACTCTATGCATGGGGAGAGGGTATCACGCATGATAAAATGAAAGCCTATGACAACTTTAAAAAAGCGTTGATTGCAGGGAAAAGCGAAGCAAGTGAGTATCTAGATAGACTCTGTTCGGAGAGCGCCTGGGTCTGTGAGGACTAAGTCGCCTCATTTTTAAGTATCTGTTGGCTATACTTTCAACCTGCAAAACATCTCTGTTTTGTTCAATGATCGCGTAACTCAGTTGGTAGAGTACTTCCTTGACATGGAAGAAGTCGTTGGTTCAAGTCCAATCGTGATCACCACTTACTTTTTTTATACCATTGATTATCCTCCAAAACTTTTCTTAACTTCACATCTTGATATTTATTTTGTATTACACAATATTATTTGATATAATGTGACGTTTTTATGCTATAGTTTCTATATCAAATTGATTTACAGGGGTTATTTTGGGACTATTTGACTTTCTCAAAACGAAAGATACAGTACCTTATGAAAAAATATATGAAGAGTTAAGTGCCTTTACTGAGGCCTCTCTTGCTATGCCCAAGATGAATAATCCCTTTTTGCTTGATGACAAGAACAAACATGCAATGATCTTTGGCTACTTTATGGGAGTGATGGATTATATCGCACAAACTTATCAACTCAACGAAAAAGATATACTCAAAATACGTACACACTATCTATTAAAAAACTTTACAGACAATGACATGGAGCAAGCACAAGAATTATTGAAATACTGTGATGACATAAGAGACACAGATGATGGCAGTAATTATGCGTTACGGGGAAAACTTGCAATGAAAAAATGGGTAGCAGGCGGTCCTATGGCTGCCTATGCACCAATGGGGCTGATAAAAATATTGAATGATTAAGGATGTGCCTGTGCGAAAAATCCGCCTCTTTCTTCCATTAATTTCTTTCTATCCAACTTTTGGCTATAATAGCCACATTTTTAACGCTGCATAGTAGGCGGCGATAACACAAAGGGTTAATTTGAGTGAAAATCTTATCGGTTATATAGATGACCAAGGCAATATTATTGATACACAGAGTGCAGGAGAAAACTGTACAGCAACACCTATAGAGTATGACAATTCCGAAGCTTCTTTAGAGATAGTACGTCACTCTACAGCGCACCTTATGGCCCAGGCTATCACAGAACTTTATCCTAACTCACAGTTCTTTGTCGGTCCTGTGGTAGATGAAGGTTTCTACTATGACTTCAGAGTCGATCAGCAGATAGGTGAGAATGATCTTAAAGCGATCGAAAAGAAGATGAAAGAGCTCATCAAGAAGAAGTACAAGATCGAAAAGTACGAAATGAGCAAAGCCGAAGCGATGGAAAAGTTTGCTGATGATGATCTGAAACAAAAGGTCATGTCTCGTATCGAAGATGATACGCTCTCTATCTATAAGCAGGGTGATTTTGAAGACCTCTGTCGTGGACCTCACGTACCGGCACTCCGTTTCTTGCATAACTTCAAACTGACACGTGTGGCAGGGGCATACCTTGGCGGTGATGAAAATGCAGAGATGCTGACACGTATCTACGGTGTGGCTTTTGCAGACAAAGAGACACTGAAAGCACACCTGGAGATGCTTGAAGAGGCTAAAAAGCGTGACCATAGAAAGATAGGTCATGAGATGGAACTCTTTATGTTCAATGACGCAGCAGGTCCAGGGCTTCCGTTCTGGATGCCAAAAGGTGCAAAACTCCGTTATAAGTTAGAGAGTATCCTGCACAAAGCACACCTTACACGCGGTTATGAACCTGTAAGAGGACCAGAGATCCTTAAGGCGGATATGTGGAGAATTTCCGGGCATTATGCATGTTACGGTGAAAATATGTACCTTACGACGATCGATGAACAGGAGTATGGGATCAAGCCGATGAACTGTTTAGGGCATATCCAAGTCTTTAAACAGACACCAAAAAGTTATCGTGATCTTCCGTTACGTTATTATGAGTATGGTGTAGTGCATCGTCATGAAAAGTCGGGTGTTCTACACGGGCTTCTACGTGTACGTGAATTTACGCAGGATGATGCACATATCTTCTGTGAACCAAACCAGATCGCTGCTGAGGTCCTTGACGTCGTAGAGTTTGTGGATTCAGTGATGAAACTCTTTGGATTTGAGTATACGATGGAAGTCGCAACCAAGCCGGAAAAAGCGATCGGTGATGATGATGTATGGGAATTGGCAACACAGGGTCTCAAAGATGCACTGAATGGCAATAATCTACCATTTACCATCGATGAAGGTGGGGGTGCATTTTATGGCCCTAAGATAGACATTAAGATCACGGATGCGATTGGACGTAAATGGCAGTGTGGTACGATACAGGTAGATTTCAATCTCCCTGAACGTTTTGAGGTTGAGTACGTTGGAGATGACAACACCCGTAAGAAACCGGTGATGATACACAGAGCGATCTTGGGATCATTTGAACGTTTCATTGGTATCCTTACGGAGCACTATGCCGGGGAGTTCCCTTTCTTCCTGGCTCCGGTACAGGTCATTTTTGTTCCTATCGCTGATACACATGCAGATTATGCCTATGCACTTAAGAAAAGATTGGTGCAAGAGGGAATGGATGCTGAAGTCTATGACAAAAATGATTCTCTTAACAAACGTGTACGTAACGCAGAAAAGCAGCGTGTGCCGTACGTAGTGATCATTGGTGATGAAGAAGTGGCAAATAAAACGGTCGCAATTCGTGACAGAAGAGCCAAAGAACAGTATAATCTTACGCAAGAAGAATTTATGGTAAAATTAACACAACAACTTCAAGAAGGTAAAATTTGAGTAAACAACACGATAGAAACAGAGGTAGAAAAAAAGCTGATGATGTCATCATGAATGATGCTATTAGGGTCAATGAACTTAGAGTACTAAGTGATGATGGCGAACAACTTGGTATCATTTCTAAGTCTGAAGCACTGCAAATAGCAGAAGAGAAAGGTTTAGATCTTGTTCTTATGTCTCCTGATGCTAAACCTCCTGTTGCTAAAATTATGGATTACGGCAAACATAAATACGAACTTGAGAAAAAGAAAAAAGAAGCAAAAAAGAAGCAAAAGACGATAGATGTCAAAGAGGTCAAGTTCTCTTGTAAAATCGCTGAAAATGACATCGCCTATAAAGTGAAACATGCCAGAGAGTTCCTGGAAAAAGGAAAGCATGTAAAACTTCGTGTGTTCCTTAGAGGACGTGAGATGGCAAACCCTGAATGGGGGGTAGATGTTCTTAACCGTGTCTGGCCTATGCTTGAAGATATCGGAAACCTGGAGAGTAAACCTACACAAGAGGGACGTTATATCAATATGTATGTAACCCCACTTAAAAAGTAACAATAGATTTATTACAATCTCTCAAAACCTAAAATACGCTAAACCTATTTTGGTTTGCGTTAATCTTTGTACGATTCGGAATTTAATTCCTCACATGCACTGAGCTTTAGCTCTTGATTTCATAATGCAGTTTTAACCCTTCACTTGTCATGATAAATCCAGAGATATTGATCTTCCCTTCATGTACCAGATTATGATGATATTTACATAGAGGGATGAGATTGTATTTGTGGTTTTTATGGAAGTGGTCTATCTGTCCTTCTTCATTTGCATGCTTCTGTTCAGCGATATGATGGACATCTTCTACACTCTCTTCACATAAGGCACACTTACTGAGGTAAAGGTCTTTATTGTATTTACTGCTTTTTTGTTTACGCAGTTTTTTAATGTCGCTTCCACTATTGTTCAGGTTTTCTCGTATGGTCTGTGCCATGTTGAGAAATTCACTGTCCATATGGAGCGATTTGGCAAATTCCAGTCCGTAAAGACTATCCCCCATACCTAACTGCAGTACACGGTTATAGATAAGGGTATCATTACTCTCATCATACTTGATCCCCAAATGCAGGAAGATAAGCTGTTTCATATTTTGAAGCTGAGGTATATTTCCTAACTGATGCAAGTGTGTAGCAAAGATAAAGGTCGATCTCAATGAAATAAGTTTGAGTATAGCACTTGAAACGATCGCAAGCGCAGATTCTGTTTCCGTCCCTTGGCTTATCTCATCCCCCAAGATCAAAGAGCGCTCATTCGCACGGTTAAAGATGTTTTTGAGCTCCATCATCTCCACGGCAAAGGTTGACAACCCTTTGTAAAGATTGTCTTGTGAAACGATGCGTGTAAAGAGTTTGTCATAGAGACCAAAACGAAGTTCCACCGCAGGTACAAAAAAACCGGCCTGTGCCAGTACCACTGAGATCCCTATACTTTTCATCAATGAGGATTTTCCTGAAGAGTTAATACCATACAGAAGCGTGCCTAGTACATCCTCTCCGTTACTGGCATTGAGGGTAATGTGATTGTGTGTGGTACCATTGTTTTGGCCTAAAAACACATCATTGGGCACATAGATCCCTCTTTCATCATTGGACTCGATAATAGGATGGCGCAGTGCTGTGGCCTCATAGAAATTACCCTCTTCTATGATCGGACGGGAGAGGTTCATCGTTTTGCTGCATTTTGCATTGGAGATCGCAACATCGATGTCAGCGATGAAGACTATCAGCTTGTCAAGCAGTAAAGAGAACCTGTTTTCAAGTAGATCAAGACTCTCTATATAGCGCTGTTTGACAAGGGACACAAGTTTGACCTGAGAGGCTTCATAGTTTCTTGTGA from the Sulfurovum xiamenensis genome contains:
- a CDS encoding OprD family outer membrane porin, coding for MSINIYADTLSDVLSNAKSDGMVRLGYQSHETDNDTDTEFALGVKLHFETAPYYVLQAGATLFTSHGNGKEGFEGIAFFDKNNEDYAILGEVYLKGKFSDTTLFFGRQSFDTPFSDSDDIGMVPNTFEALTLLNTSLKDTTIFLSHVQKWSGVDSETPGTFSDINDNAGMQILGITYEGVSKMILSGWFYHLKDRVKISYLEANYEDETDRFTYGAALQYSFQDYDHTESSTVYGVAASFGVKKVGVTTTIAYNKVHGSAADNFFGGGPFFTNAEHNTLREEGPDGETILYAITWDASTIGAEGLNFIANIDAHAGEQNHATEYDIGMRYAYSDRLNFSAIYSDVENGDLAFQNLRMFVNYYF
- the thrS gene encoding threonine--tRNA ligase yields the protein MSENLIGYIDDQGNIIDTQSAGENCTATPIEYDNSEASLEIVRHSTAHLMAQAITELYPNSQFFVGPVVDEGFYYDFRVDQQIGENDLKAIEKKMKELIKKKYKIEKYEMSKAEAMEKFADDDLKQKVMSRIEDDTLSIYKQGDFEDLCRGPHVPALRFLHNFKLTRVAGAYLGGDENAEMLTRIYGVAFADKETLKAHLEMLEEAKKRDHRKIGHEMELFMFNDAAGPGLPFWMPKGAKLRYKLESILHKAHLTRGYEPVRGPEILKADMWRISGHYACYGENMYLTTIDEQEYGIKPMNCLGHIQVFKQTPKSYRDLPLRYYEYGVVHRHEKSGVLHGLLRVREFTQDDAHIFCEPNQIAAEVLDVVEFVDSVMKLFGFEYTMEVATKPEKAIGDDDVWELATQGLKDALNGNNLPFTIDEGGGAFYGPKIDIKITDAIGRKWQCGTIQVDFNLPERFEVEYVGDDNTRKKPVMIHRAILGSFERFIGILTEHYAGEFPFFLAPVQVIFVPIADTHADYAYALKKRLVQEGMDAEVYDKNDSLNKRVRNAEKQRVPYVVIIGDEEVANKTVAIRDRRAKEQYNLTQEEFMVKLTQQLQEGKI
- the coaE gene encoding dephospho-CoA kinase (Dephospho-CoA kinase (CoaE) performs the final step in coenzyme A biosynthesis.), whose protein sequence is MAFKYAIALTGSIATGKSSTVKLLEASGFHIIDADKIAHKILDEQHEAIAERFGEALVHEGKVDRKALGAIVFSDNTQRKVLEALLHPLIYDEIERLSIEQDKLGKPYFIDIPLFFENERYPIKKSLVVYTTEEQQLERLMQREGYTKEEALNRIKAQIPVEEKRKLATYVIDNSGTLTQLEKECERVKEEILNDSD
- a CDS encoding tetratricopeptide repeat protein — translated: MKFLSMFIIATVTLFANDFNQAVEDYNNGGYIKALNTFYALAKKDDAKAQYNVGIIYANGKGVQKDLDKAKKWYEKAAKQGNGPAQYNLAQLYHSAGETDAHGYEKARYWYEKAVESGIVQAYNNLAALYMEGKGVKQDQQKAFELFQKAASMGDNAAQVNVAVLYAWGEGITHDKMKAYDNFKKALIAGKSEASEYLDRLCSESAWVCED
- a CDS encoding FeoA family protein — encoded protein: MVLSELHKGDKAEIIKVHADKALKDRLTSFGVMRGETLFVKGCSIAKQTMEIEVGSTLIALRADEAGKIEVEQIEN
- the dapF gene encoding diaminopimelate epimerase, which produces MTVTKYSASGNDFVMFVAQKKADRSELAKKLCHRQNGVGADGLVVVLPHPEYDFEWEFYNADGSVADMCGNASRAVAHFALEKGIAKDNKAEFLTGAGVIRATINGLYVVSDMVPPDIISQEIEEYGENWWLINSGVPHLVAVRDNIDKFNIEEARVLRHKYNANIDICTVKDDALYVRTYERGVEDETLACGTGMVACFIRCHKEGKVSDKMKVYPTSGEELYVSYEEGVYRFGGKVTKTFVAETLI
- the infC gene encoding translation initiation factor IF-3 — protein: MSKQHDRNRGRKKADDVIMNDAIRVNELRVLSDDGEQLGIISKSEALQIAEEKGLDLVLMSPDAKPPVAKIMDYGKHKYELEKKKKEAKKKQKTIDVKEVKFSCKIAENDIAYKVKHAREFLEKGKHVKLRVFLRGREMANPEWGVDVLNRVWPMLEDIGNLESKPTQEGRYINMYVTPLKK
- a CDS encoding L,D-transpeptidase family protein translates to MKKIKQRIRDLSIRFGLMAVLMFTQGASANTHLEFHEAASTVMINSLETEPSNSFLKQLYTRLFFVPVWIDENSLSTFSQELFRQIKQDKTLDITSRLYRDTVDLEREAQDIYGLNGTLSQKVDLEFKMSQLYKGYADYTLYGSINWGAFQDRLYNLKAEGIHAGWVTYRPGFSPLSLLETAAMSGSLSELFAQSVPKEYHYKALQASLIKYLEIQKNGGWPIIAFKGVLKPGESHEIVPLLRKRVRITGDYGSCNSKEGDLYDSCLKEAVVHFQKRHGLEAEGIIGAKTMAALNVPIEKRIEQIRLNLDRIKWLHERNAKRHIIINIPAFTLFFEEDKALRLQMKVITGTRKNPTPVFSNTVRTIVLNPHWNVPKSIIQKEMIPKIFRDPNAMKKEKIEIYTGWGEDAQKVDASSVNWGQYRYSKNVPYRFAQTPGYHNALGKVKFLFPNQFSVYMHDTPTKNLFNRNVRAFSHGCIRLSKPIELLETFSTFNDTIDFEKAQERLKGKRKEFLALTQRVPVDVVYLTAYVDYDGVLQFRDDIYGYDKMQLQSYRKW